The Thermosinus carboxydivorans Nor1 DNA segment GGACCCCGGGTTTACCCGTTTCTTCGCCTATTTATCACTGTTTGCCGCCGCAATGCTCGGGTTGGTGCTTGCCGTTAACTTTGTCCAACTGTTTGTATTCTGGGAACTGGTGGGCTTGTGTTCTTATCTGCTCATTGGCTATTACTTCTATAAAGTATCGGCCCGGGAAGCGGCGAAAAAAGCGTTTATCACTACCCGCGTTGGCGATTTTGGCCTATTGCTCGGCATTCTTTTCCTCCAGGTGCTGTTCGGGACGCTAGACTTTTATGAACTGAGCGGCAAAATTCCCGCATATGTCGCCCAACATGGTACTGGGCTGTTAACTATGGTGGCCATCCTGGTTTTTATCGGTCCGGTTGGTAAGTCGGGCCAGTTTCCGCTCCATGTGTGGCTGCCGGATGCCATGGAAGGCCCGACGCCTGTTTCGGCCCTTATTCATGCCGCCACCATGGTGGTGGCCGGCGTGTATCTGGTGGCCCGCGCCTATGGTTTGTTCAGCGCCCTGCCGGCAGCGATGACGGTGGTAGCCTGGGTAGGGGGTTTTACCGCCTTGTTTGCCGCCGCCATTGCCGTTACGCAGCGGGAACTCAAACGGATTCTGGCTTATTCTACGGTCAGCCAGCTTGGCTATATGATGCTGGCGCTCGGCGTCGGCAGCCTGACGGCGTCAATGTTTCACCTCATGACCCATGCTTTCTTCAAAGCCCTCATGTTTTTGGCGGCTGGCTCGGTTTTGCACGCCTTACATGACAAAGCCGATATATTTTGTATGGGCGGCCTCCGGCAGAAAATGCCGGTCACTTTTGCCGCCATGGCTGTCGGCGTGCTGGCTATCGCCGGTATTCCTCCCTTTGCCGGTTTCTTTTCGAAAGACGAAATTCTCTTAGCCGCCGCCCAGGTGAGCTGGCCCCTTTATGGGCTGGCGACCGTTACAGCATTTTTGACCGCCTTTTACATGGCCCGTATGTTCTTTGTCGTTTTCTTCGGCCAGCCAAATCCGGACGACCATCCCCATGAATGTGGCCCGGCCATGCTGATTGCGTTGGTAGTGCTCGGCATTTTTTCCGTGATTGGTGGTTGGGTGCCGTATGCTTATCACTTTGGCGAATGGGTACGCTTCGGGCCGGCCCATCACACCGATATCAACTGGGGAATCGCTGGGGTGTCCACGGCGCTGTCGATGGCAGCGATGGCTTTGGCCTGGCTGATTTACGGCGCCCGCACTGTACCGGCGACGGTTCTTAAGCAACGGTTCGCATGGCTGTATAATCTTAGTTATCGCAAATTTTACATCGATGAGCTGTATTTATGGTTGTGTCGCACTTTTGTTGACGGAGCGGGGCGACTGCTCTACTGGGTGGATGTATATGTGGTGGACGGCGTGGTTAACGGCGTCGCAGCCATGACGCGCGGTCTTGGCGGTAGACTGCGCTTCGCCCAGACTGGTCAGGTACAGCACTATGCAATGGTTTTGTTCAGCGCCACCGTGCTGCTGGCAGCCATTTTCGTGCTAGCGGACGGTGGCTCAGCCGTCGCTACCTGGACGGGAGGTGCCCTGAAATGACCGGTTTTCCCATTCTAACTACTATTTTGCTCGCCCCCATTCTCGGTGCTTTGGCACTTGCCTTGCTACCCAAAGGCGCGGAGAAAACAATTAAAATAGTTGCGGCCTGCGCCATGGGCGTGTCCCTGAGCCTGTCAATCTATTGTTATTTTGCTTATGATCTTGCTGCCGGCGGGATGCAATTTACGGAAAATGTGCCTTGGCTCAACGATCTTGGCGTCACTTACGCCATGGGGGTGGACGGCATTTCGCTGCCGCTCATGTTATTGACGACACTCATTGGCTTTTCCGCCGTCTTCGCTTCCTGGAGTGTGGATCACCGGCCCAAGGAGTTTTTCATTCTCCTGCTGATCCTCACCGCCGGGGTCATCGGTACGTTTATCACCCGCGATCTCTTCATTTTCTTGCTTTTTTATGAACTGGTCGTCATCCCCATTTACATCATGGTAATCGTCTGGGGTTCGAGCAAACGGGTGACGAAGGAATATGCCGGCATGAAGCTAACGCTGTACTTGCTCATTGGGTCGGCCTTCATGCTGGTTGGTGTGGTCGCTTTGTATCTTACGGCATACCCGGCCGGCCTGCGCACGTTCAGCATGGAGGCCTTAGTCCGGGCCCATGAACTGGGCAACTTGCCCGAAGATTTTCAGATTTTTGCCTTTTTCCTGCTCCTGATTGGCTTTGGGTCGCTTCTTTCGATGTGGCCGCTGCACAGCTGGTCGCCTGATGGGTATGCCGGCGCGCCTACCGCGGTATCGATGATCCACGCCGGTGTTCTGAAAAAAATCGGCGGCTACGGCCTCATCCGCCTGGGCCTGTTGGTACTGCCCCTGGGGGCTAAATTCTGGGCGCCGCTCATCGCGCTATTAGGAGTGGCCAACGTGGTGTATGCCGCCTTCATCGCCGTGGCGCAGAAGGATATGAAATATGTTGTCGGCTATTCGTCGGTTTCCCATATGGGGTTTGTCCTTATTGGCTTTGCCGCTCTCAATGTCATTGGTCTCAACGGGGCGGTGGCCAACATGTTCGCCCACGGCGTCATGAGCGCCTTGTTCTTTGCCATGATCGGTTATGTCTACGAAAAAACCCATACCCGCCATATTCCTGATCTGGGCGGCCTGGCTCACCAGCTGCCGCGGGTAGCCACCGGTTTTATGCTGGCAGGCATGGCTTCACTCGGCCTACCGGGACTAATCGGTTTCGTTCCCGAGTTTACCATTTTCGTTGGCGCCTTCCGCCAATATCCGCTGCCAACGCTGCTAGCCATCACCGGGATTGTCCTTACCGCCCTGTACACTCTGCGCGTACTGGCCAATGTCTTGTTTGGGCCACGCCTGGTGCAGTACGACAACTGCCGCGACGTCCGCGGCCCGGCCTTGGTGCCGCTGCTGGCGCTGGGCTCGGTGCTGGTAGTTTTCGGACTATTCCCTGGTCTCCTCATCAGGATGGTTAACAGCGGCGTCGAACCGCTGTTGCCGCTCTTAGCCAAACTCCAAGATGCGTCGGCCATGATTGGAGGGATTTTCCGATGAACCTTGCTATTCTCACCACCGAGATTGTTACTGTCTGCTTGGCCGCCTTTCTTGTGTTGCTGGATCTTGTCATTCCCGAGGACGAGCCGCGCCGCGGGCTGGGCTTTCTGGCTGTTCTGGGACTGCTTGGCATTTTCGGCCATACCTTCACCCAGTATGGCGTGAACGGCAGTTTGTATAACGGCCTCTTTGTCGTCGACAACTTTGCTGTCTTTTTTAAGCAGATTTTCCTGTTGGCGGCCATTTTGACCATCCTGTTTTCCTTCGAGTATGTGGACTGTCTGCCATGCTATCGGGGCGAATTTTATGCGCTTATCGTCTTTGCCGTCCTGGGCATGATGGTCATGGTTTCGGCCAGCGATTTGTTAACACTGTTTGTCGGTATGGAACTTATGACCATTACTTTCTTTATTTTGGTGGGATACCACTTGGGCAACGGCAAGGGCAGCGAAGCGGGAATGAAATATCTTATTCTTGGTGCGGCATCGACCGCAGTGCTTTTGTACGGCGTCAGCCTGGTCTACGGTTTCACCGGGTCGGTCGCCCTAGCTGACATCGCCAGTCGTGCTGCCAGCACGCCGGCGATCCTGATGGGGGCCATTCTCATTTTTGCCGGCTTTGCGTTCAAAATCGCCGCCGTGCCGTTTCACGTATGGTCGCCTGATATTTACGAAGGGGCGCCGGTGCCAATTACGGCCTTACTGGCCATGGCTTCCAAGGCGGCTGGGTTTGCCGTGCTGCTGCGCGTCTTCCTGATCGCTTTTCCCGCCTTCCAGGCGAGCTGGCTGACCGCCGTGGGCATACTGGCTGCTGCCAGCATGATCATCGGCAATCTTATCGCCATCCCGCAGCGCAATATCAAGCGGTTGCTTGCTTACTCTTCGGTCGCCCAGGCCGGGTATATGCTAGCCGGTATGGTGGCCGCTGATACCGCCGGGGTCAAGGGAATATTGTTCTATGCCATGCTCTATGTTTTTGCCAATGTCGGCGCTTTCGCCGTTGTGACTGCCGTTTACAACCATACTGGTTCCGATGATTTGACCGCTTATGAAGGGTTGGCGCAGAAATCGCCGCTCTTAGCGGCCATCATGACGGTGGCGCTCTTATCGATGGCCGGTATTCCGCCGCTTGCCGGGTTTGTTGGCAAGTTGTACCTCTTCGCCGCCGTCGTGGAAAAAGGTTACTTATGGCTTGCTTTTATCGGCTTTATCATGTCGATGGTGTCTGTATACTACTACTTGCTGGTGACCAAGGCCATGTACATGAAAGCACCGGCTGACCGGGCGCCGCTAATCATCAGCGAACCGCTGCGCTGGGCCGCTCTGGCAAGTTTTATCGCTACGCTGTTTTTCGGCGTCTATCCCGGCCCGCTATCAACGCTGGCCGCTGCCGCGGCCAAGTCATTGTTTTAGCAAGAGGCCGTGGGGCGTCTTTTCAGAGTGTAGACAAAACCCGCTTACAAGCCAAACGGCAAGTAAGCGGGTTTTTACATATCGCAACACTTCTTTTCCCAAGCCGCGATAACGCGTATAACGCATTTCGTGTTTTTCTTTAGTGTCAGCAAAGACCCTTGCGGTGGTTTCGCCCCTGCGGTAAGTATCCGTCAAGCTTGGTGAACCGCCGGATGCGGACCTGATGTCCGCTGATGTGAGAGGATGGAGGACAAGTGATGAAAAACTATCTGCGATCTACTTTAAAAACGAGGTGGGCCAGCGCTTTTGTGCTTCTACGCTTCTAAGATAAATAGGTTTGTTCGAGCGTTTTTATCAGCAGGGTCAATGTTTCATTGACGGGAGTGGGGACACCCAGCCGTTTGCCGGCGGCGACAATGGCGCCGTTGATGGCGTCGATTTCCGTGCGGCGGCGATTGGTCACGTCTTGCAGCATGGATGAACGGTTGTCGCGTGTCGCCTGGGCGACGGTTGCGACTTGGTCGAAATAATTCGTATGGGGGAGAGGAATACCGGACGCCCGGGCGACCGCCACCGCCTCGGCCACAGCCAGCCGGACAAGCTCGCGCGTTTCGGCGCTGGCCATAACTTGTCCGTTAGGGATGCCGGTAAGGGCCGTAATGGCGTTGATACCGACATTGATAATCAGTTTGCTCCAAACCAGGGCGGTTACATTGCTGTCCACGACGGTGTGGATCCCGGCGCGCGCGAAAATGGTGGCAATGTCGTGCAGACGGGGGTTGGCGCCGCCGCTGAAACTGCCGATATGGGTAGGACCTTGGCCGCCGCATTTTATGCGGCCGGGGCCGAGCAGAGTAGCCCCCATGGCGGTGGTGCCTACGACCACGCGCTCGGCACCGAGGACCTTCGCCAACGTTTCGGCGTTGCCCAGACCGTTTTGCAGGGTTAGCACGGTCGTAGCAGGGCCGAGCAGGGCGGCGGCGGTTTGGGCGGCGTCAGGCGTGGCATAGGACTTTACAAAGATAATAACTAAATCTACGGGGCCAATATCGTCCGCCTGGGTCGTGGCGTTAAGGCGAATACTAGTTTCAGCGGTGGTGTCAACAAGGGTTAGCCCATGCGCCTGGATAGCCGCCACATGCTCCTCCCAGACATCAAGCAACCATACATCCTCACCGGCCTGGGCCAGCCGGCCGCCGAACAGTGAGCCCATGGCGCCGGCGCCGATAATGGCAATTTTCACGGTAATCCCTCCCGTAAACGGTTGCTTTCCTGATTGGGTTAACCATTTAAATTCGCGTCGGCTAGCCTGTTTTCCTCTAAAAATCCTACAGTGTCTTGACGCTATCGTTAAATCTCTGTTTTTTGGATAAGGTTTATATCATTTAGCATAGTAGCAATTGCATTAATTTTCAAAACTGATTTTATACCTCAATTGGTTTAATATCTTTGAGCATGAACAGATAAACCATAGCGCCAATGAAGCAGCATGTCCCCGATACTATGAGCGCTGGAA contains these protein-coding regions:
- the nuoL gene encoding NADH-quinone oxidoreductase subunit L, whose protein sequence is MFSDYALHHAWLIPLLPAAAFVLIAFVLRGAPLAAAFAAIGASCVSFGLAVGVGAAVITSPITVETPFIQRVTWFTMPGLHVDMGVYIDPTAAMMLFVVTLVSLLVQIYSIGYMHGDPGFTRFFAYLSLFAAAMLGLVLAVNFVQLFVFWELVGLCSYLLIGYYFYKVSAREAAKKAFITTRVGDFGLLLGILFLQVLFGTLDFYELSGKIPAYVAQHGTGLLTMVAILVFIGPVGKSGQFPLHVWLPDAMEGPTPVSALIHAATMVVAGVYLVARAYGLFSALPAAMTVVAWVGGFTALFAAAIAVTQRELKRILAYSTVSQLGYMMLALGVGSLTASMFHLMTHAFFKALMFLAAGSVLHALHDKADIFCMGGLRQKMPVTFAAMAVGVLAIAGIPPFAGFFSKDEILLAAAQVSWPLYGLATVTAFLTAFYMARMFFVVFFGQPNPDDHPHECGPAMLIALVVLGIFSVIGGWVPYAYHFGEWVRFGPAHHTDINWGIAGVSTALSMAAMALAWLIYGARTVPATVLKQRFAWLYNLSYRKFYIDELYLWLCRTFVDGAGRLLYWVDVYVVDGVVNGVAAMTRGLGGRLRFAQTGQVQHYAMVLFSATVLLAAIFVLADGGSAVATWTGGALK
- a CDS encoding complex I subunit 4 family protein, which encodes MTGFPILTTILLAPILGALALALLPKGAEKTIKIVAACAMGVSLSLSIYCYFAYDLAAGGMQFTENVPWLNDLGVTYAMGVDGISLPLMLLTTLIGFSAVFASWSVDHRPKEFFILLLILTAGVIGTFITRDLFIFLLFYELVVIPIYIMVIVWGSSKRVTKEYAGMKLTLYLLIGSAFMLVGVVALYLTAYPAGLRTFSMEALVRAHELGNLPEDFQIFAFFLLLIGFGSLLSMWPLHSWSPDGYAGAPTAVSMIHAGVLKKIGGYGLIRLGLLVLPLGAKFWAPLIALLGVANVVYAAFIAVAQKDMKYVVGYSSVSHMGFVLIGFAALNVIGLNGAVANMFAHGVMSALFFAMIGYVYEKTHTRHIPDLGGLAHQLPRVATGFMLAGMASLGLPGLIGFVPEFTIFVGAFRQYPLPTLLAITGIVLTALYTLRVLANVLFGPRLVQYDNCRDVRGPALVPLLALGSVLVVFGLFPGLLIRMVNSGVEPLLPLLAKLQDASAMIGGIFR
- a CDS encoding NADH-quinone oxidoreductase subunit N; amino-acid sequence: MNLAILTTEIVTVCLAAFLVLLDLVIPEDEPRRGLGFLAVLGLLGIFGHTFTQYGVNGSLYNGLFVVDNFAVFFKQIFLLAAILTILFSFEYVDCLPCYRGEFYALIVFAVLGMMVMVSASDLLTLFVGMELMTITFFILVGYHLGNGKGSEAGMKYLILGAASTAVLLYGVSLVYGFTGSVALADIASRAASTPAILMGAILIFAGFAFKIAAVPFHVWSPDIYEGAPVPITALLAMASKAAGFAVLLRVFLIAFPAFQASWLTAVGILAAASMIIGNLIAIPQRNIKRLLAYSSVAQAGYMLAGMVAADTAGVKGILFYAMLYVFANVGAFAVVTAVYNHTGSDDLTAYEGLAQKSPLLAAIMTVALLSMAGIPPLAGFVGKLYLFAAVVEKGYLWLAFIGFIMSMVSVYYYLLVTKAMYMKAPADRAPLIISEPLRWAALASFIATLFFGVYPGPLSTLAAAAAKSLF
- a CDS encoding ketopantoate reductase family protein — protein: MKIAIIGAGAMGSLFGGRLAQAGEDVWLLDVWEEHVAAIQAHGLTLVDTTAETSIRLNATTQADDIGPVDLVIIFVKSYATPDAAQTAAALLGPATTVLTLQNGLGNAETLAKVLGAERVVVGTTAMGATLLGPGRIKCGGQGPTHIGSFSGGANPRLHDIATIFARAGIHTVVDSNVTALVWSKLIINVGINAITALTGIPNGQVMASAETRELVRLAVAEAVAVARASGIPLPHTNYFDQVATVAQATRDNRSSMLQDVTNRRRTEIDAINGAIVAAGKRLGVPTPVNETLTLLIKTLEQTYLS